The Desulfovibrio piger DNA segment CGGTGACCCTCATGGTCTCCAACAGTGTGGGCGGCATGGTCGACGTGACCAGCCGCATCCTGGCGGACGGGATGCTCAAGATCCTGGGCCAGCCCCTCGTCATCCAGAACAAGCCCGGTGCGGGCGGCCAGATCTGCCTGCGCTATGTCGCCCGTTCCCAGCCGGACGGCTATACGGTCTTCAGCGGCAACATCACCACGCCCCTGGCGGCCACCGAACTTGCCGGCAAGAACCTCCTCAACCTCGACGACTATGAGTTCGTCGGCGGTTTCCTGCCCAACGAACGGGCCCTGTACATCCATGCCGACGCCCCGTTCAAGACCTGGGAAGAATTCGTGGCTTACGCCAAGGCCCATCCCGATACGCTGAGCATCGGCTTTGGCGGCAACCAGTGGTCCTATGAACTGATGAAGTATGTCACGGCCAAGGCCGGCATCCAGTGCAAGCTCATCAACTACAAGAGCGGCGGCGACGCCTCGGCCGACTTCTTCGGCCGCCATATCGACATCGTCGAGCTGGGGGTGGGCACGCCCGTCTACCAGGCCGCCCTGGAAGGCAAGGCCCGGATGCTCATCGTGACTTCCGGCAACCAGATCCCCCACTTCGATGCCCCCCGTCTGCTGGACAAGGGCTATCCCTATCCCATCCTGAGCGAATTCGGCCTGCTGATGCCCAAGGGGACCCCGCAGGAGATCATCAGCAAGATGGAAGCGGCCCTGGAGACCGTGCTGAAGGATCCCGAGACCCTGAAGAAGATGCACACGCTCGGTGCGCAGGCGCGCTTCATCTCCGGCAAGGATCTGAAAGCCCGCTGCCTCGAGGTACGCAAGGGCATCCGGGAAATGAAGGCCGACCAGAAGTAACAACGCTTGAACCGGGCGCATGACGCGCCGCTTCTCCGGGATCAGGAAGGAAAGGCCCGGGGGAAGGAGAGGGGGGATCACATGCATCAGGATCGACTGCTCGGACTGGGACTGCTCCTGCTCTGTGCATTGGGATGGTTTTGGCTCATACCGGTCTATGTGGAAGGGGACATACAGCAGGTCTACCCCAGGGCCGTCATCATTCTCATCTCCCTGGCTTCCCTCGGGCTCTGCCTGCGCTCCGAGCCCAGGGTCAAGGCAAAGCCGATCCCGCCGGAAGATCGTCCCGCCCGCCTCATGGCCGCCCTGAAGCTGGTGGGGCTCATGGCTGCCTACCTGGCCTACCTGCTGCTGATCCCCCGGCTGGGCTTTTTCTCCTGCAGCCTCGTTGCCGCGGTGTTTTTCCTCTGGTTCCTGGGGGTACGCAAGCTGCGCTCCCTGCTGCTCGTCCCCTGCATCATCCTGATATGCGTGCATCTGCTCATTGAACGCGGCCTGCGCTTCGACCTGCCTGACGGCCTGCTGTTTTAACCCGTACTGCTGAGGCTACTATGGACCAGATTCTTGAAGGGATCTCCCTTGTGCTCCAATGGGAAAACCTGCTCCTCGCCATGTTCGGGGTCGCAGCGGGCATGGTGCTGGGGTGCATCCCCGGCCTGAACGCCAATGTAGGCATCGTCCTTCTGCTGCCGTTCACCTTTTATCTCGGCCCCGTCCCCGGTATCGCCATGCTCATGGGCATGTCCAAGGGGGACGGTTTCGGCGGTTCCATACCGTCCATCCTGTTCAATATCCCGGGCACGGCCCACGCCGTCGTGACCACACTGGACGGCTACCCGCTGACAAAGAAGGGACAGGGCGGCAAGGCCCTGGAGACCGCCCTTGCGGCCTCCTGTACGGCCGACTTCACCTCCGACCTCATCCTGATCTTCCTGGCAGCGCCCGTTGCCGCCATGGCCCTGCATGTGGGCCCGCCGGAATACACCATGATCGTGCTGTTTTCCGTGGTCCTGATCGCGCTGGCCGCCAGTGACGACCCCCTGCGCGGGCTCGTCAGCACCGGCCTCGGCCTGCTGCTGGCCGCCGTGGGCATGGACCCAGACGAGGGCACCGAGCGCCTCACCTTCGGCATCCTGGACCTGTGCGACGGCATCCCCCTGATGCCGCTGGCGCTGGGCCTGATGGCCGTTTCCGAACTGTTCCGCCAGTCGGAGACCAGCTTTTTCCGCTACTTTCGCGGGCTGGGGCTGCAGGAGCATGTGGCCTTCTCCACCGGCCGCCCGGAAGATGAGCACCTGAGCTGGAAGGAATACAAAAGCCTGCTGCCCACCATCTTCCGCTCCACCGGCATCGGTTCCCTCATCGGCATCCTGCCCGGCATCGGCACCTCCGTCGCCTCCTACCTGAGCTACGTCGTCGCCAAGCGGCGCTCGAAGCATCCCGAAAAGTTCGGGACAGGCGTGCTGGAAGGGGTGGCCTCGTGCGAAGCCGGCAACAACGCCGTGAACGGCCCCAACCTCATCCCCCTGGTCACCCTGGGCATCCCCGGCAACCTGGCCGCGGCCCTGATCCTCGGCGGCCTGATGGTCAAGGGCCTGACCCCCGGCCCCACCTTCATGGAGAACCAGGCGCCCATGCTCTACGCCCTGTTCACCGTGATGCTGTTCTCCAACATCTTCACCTTCCTGTTCGGCAAGCTGGCCATCCGCTATGCCCACAAGATGACCAGCATCTCCCCCAGCGCGCTCCACGGCAACATCCTGATCCTGTGCGCCATGGGCTGCTATGTTTCCCAGAACAGCGCCTTTGCCCTGCTGATCATGTTCACCTTTGCCGTCGTGGGCTACATCTTCCTGCGCCTCAAGCTCAGCCTGCCAGTCTTCCTGGTGGCCTACATCCTCGGGAGCATGCTGGAACACAAGCTGCGCCAGAGCCTGGCCCTGTCGGACGGGGACTTCACCATCTTCCTCACCCGGCCCATCTCCGCGACGTTCCTGGCCCTGACGGTGATCTGCACCCTGTATTTCCTGTTCAGGAAGAAGAGCGCGTCCGGGAAGGCGTCCTAGCCGTCCACCATCTGGAACTAACGCACCTCCCGGTCCTGCGCCGGTGTGCATGCTTGCAACGCAGTTAACCTGCATAAGGAGACCACCATGCAATATGAACGTATCGACGCCGATTTCCTGATCATCGGCGGCGGAAGCGCCGGATGTATGGCTGCCATTCGGGCGCTGGAAAGCAATCCGAAGCTCAAGGTCGTCATCTTTGAAAAAAGCGACCTCAAGTACGGGGGCTCCATCGCCCGCGGCATGGATGCCCTGAACATCGTGGCCATCCCCGGCAAGGCGACGCCGGAGATGTACGTGGACGCCATCACCGAAAGCTCGCTGGGCGTCTGTGACTACGGCCCGAGCTACGTCATGGCGGCACGTTCCTTCGAACTGCTCAAAAAGCTGGAATCGTGGGGCGTCTACTTCCCCAAGGATGAAAAAGGCCAGTTCAAGACGCTCAAATACCACGTCAAGGGCGAATTCCAGGCCTGCATGGAAGAACCCAACCTGAAAGTGATGATCGCCCAGAGGGCCACGGAACTCGGGGCCAAGACCTACAACCGCACCATGGTCACCCGCCTCCTCAAGGACGGGGACCGCATCGCCGGGGCCATCGGCTTCAACACCCGTTCCGGCCGTGTCGTCGTCTGTCGCTCCAAGACCGTCCTGCTCTCCAACGGCGGGACGGCCCGCTACTCCCTGCCCGCTTCCGACTACCATTACGGCCTGTTCGACTTCCCCGGCAACACCGGGGACGGCTACATCGCCGGTTTCGATGCCGGCGCCGGTCTGACGGGCATGGAATACACCCGCTCTTCCATGCTGATCAAAGATGCCAGCATGCCCCTGCTGGCCGTCACGGTCACCCGCGGCGGCCGGGTGCTGGACATCTTCGACAACATCCTCATGGAGAACGAAGTGGGCCGCCGCAGCAGCATGCAGGACGTGTTCGCCAAGGGGAACTATCCCCTGCGCATCCGCCTGAGCCATCTGAAGGAAGAGACCATCAAGGAGATCGAGAACGTCCTGTTCTCCACCGAGCGCCCGGTGCAGGAGCGCTTCTTCAAGGGACGCCGGGTCGACTTCCGCAAGCAGGACATCGAGCTGTGGCCCACGGAATGCCAGCTGTGCGGCGGTCACGGCCTCAGCGGCTTCCGCATCAATGAAAAGGCCGAGACCTGCGTGCCCGGCCTGTACGCGGCCGGTGACGTGGCCTCCGTGCCCCAGCAGCACCTGAGCGGCGCCTTCGTCTTTGGCGAGATCGCCGGGGAGCAGGCCGTGGAATTCGCGGCGGCCCAGGATCAGCCCGCGTTCGATGCCGACGCCGTGGAGAGCTTCCTGGCCGAACACGAGCGCCGCAGCAAGATGGACGGCGAGATCGCCCTGCCCGAGCTGGAGCACAAGGCCCGCCGCCTGATCACCGACTACACGATCTCTCCCAAGAACCACCTCAAGCTCACGCGCTGGCTCGAATGGTCCGAGATCCTCAAGGACGAACTGCGCGGGAACGTCATGGTCCGCAACGGCCATGACCTTGCCCTGATGTACGAAGTGGAAAACATCATCCGTTCCGCCGACCTCTCCGCCACGGCCGCCAGGTTCCGTGAAGAAAGCCGCTGGGGCAGCGCCCACAAGCGCTTCGACTTCCCCGAGCGCGACGACGTCAACTGGAAGTGCCATGTCGTCCTCAAGAAGGGCGCCGACGATGCCATCGTACCGAGCAAGGTACGCGTTCAGAACACTATGCAAGAGGAAGTGGTGCTGTAATGATTTCCGATCTGAACATCAAGGTCGATCCCGAACGCTGTCTGGCCTGCGGCAACTGTGTTGACCGCTGCATCATGGACAACCTGCGTCTGGCCATCGGCCCGTGCCGCCAGGCCTGCCCTCTCCAGATCAACTGCCAGGGCTACCTGCGCCTGCTGGCCAAGGGCCGGGAAGAAGATGCCGCCGCCCATCTGCGTCAGGACACCCCCTTTGGCGAAGTGCTGGGCTATATCTGCAACCACCCCTGCGAAAGCGCCTGTCAGCGCCACACGGGCTGCCATGACGGCGCCGTGCACATCCGGGCCATCAAACGTTACCTTTCCGAGCGCTTCCCGGCCGTCGTCGCCGCCCCCGCCCAGAAAGCCCCCGCTACCGGCAAACGGGCCGCCGTGGTCGGTGCGGGCCCTGCCGGTCTGATGGCCGCTTACGAACTGGCTGCGGCCGGGCACGACGTGACCCTGTTCGACGCCGGGGACAAGCCCGGCGGCCTGCTGCGCACCGGCATCCCGGCCTTCCGCCTTCCCGATGCCGTGACGGACCGCGCCGTGGCGCAGGTGACCGCGCTGGGCGTGCGCATCGAAAGCGGAAAGCGCCTGGGCGCCGATCTTTCGCTCGATGCCCTCGAACAGGAATACGATGCCGTCCTGCTGGCCCTGGGCCTTGGCCGCTCCCTGTCTCCCCGCATCCCCGGAGCGGATCTTCCCGCCGTCCATGGTGCGCTGGAGGTCCTGCACAAGGCCAGGAAGGGCGAACGCTTCGATGCCGCATCGGCCATCGTCATCGGCGGTGGCTCCACGGCCATGGACGTGGCCCTGAGCCTCAAAAAAATGGGCCTCGACGTCACCATGCTGGTCATGGAAGGTCCTTACGACATGCCCATCCCGGAAGGCGAGCGTGACGAGGCCCTGGAAGAAGGCGTGCGCATCGAGAACCGCTGGGGCGTCACGGCCATCCGTGCCGGTCAGGACGGACTGACCTGTACCATGCAGCGCTGCCTGGCTGTCTTTGACCATAACGGCGCGTTCGCTCCGGAACTCGATCCCCTGTGCACGGCCGAACGGAGCGCGGACATGGTCGTGCTGGCCATCGGTCAGGGCCTCGACCCTGTGGACGGCCTGCCGCAGACCGCACGGCACCTGCTCGATGCCGATCCGCAGACCGGCCGGCTGGCCGGCAGGGACAAGGTGTTCGCCGCAGGCGACTGCACGACCGGCGCCTCGTCCGTGGTGGCGGCCATGGCCTCCGGCCGCAGCGTCGCCCGCTGTGTCTCCCGCTTCCTGTGCGAAGAATATCCGCTGGCTCTGGATGAAATGGCGGAAAAGGGCTGGTGCAATGATTTCGAGCCCCATCTCGAACGCTCCAACGGGGTGCCCCGGGGCAGCCTGACCCGGCTGCCTGTTGCGGAAAGGAGCCTGACCGCCGTGACGGAACAGGTCCTCACGCCTGAAGAGGCCCAAAAGGAAGCCGCCCGCTGCATGGCCTGCGGCCGGGCCTTCGAGGCCAACCGCACCTGCTGGTTCTGCCTGCCGTGCGAGATCGACTGCCCTGAAGAGGCGCTGACGGTACGCATGCCCTACCTGGTGCGTTAAGACCCGCTTTCCCGGGGGCCCCGTCCGGCAAAGGACGGGGCCCCTTTGCGTACCGGCCTGTGCCCGGATGCCGGCAACCGCCTTTTTACCGCGGCAGGCCGCCTGCTGGACATGCCTGTGATTTCTGCGGTATAGGGCTGACCTCGGAGACAGTACCGCGTCCGCTCTGGACGCGCCGGTCCTCCTGCCATCGTGCCCGCTGCCGCGTGGCGTGGGCAGCTCCCCCGCAGGGGCCGCAAGCCCTGTCGCCGTCCCGGAGACGCATGAAAAAAACGCTCTTTCTCCTCCTCGCGCTGCTGTTGCTGCTGCTTCCGGGCTGCAAGCACCGGCAGCCCGCCCCCACCGACATCCAGGTCCTGCGCCAGGGTTCTCTGGCCCCGGCCGACGATGACACCACGCCTGTGGTCTACGTCAGCGTCCGCGACCAGAGCCGCCATGTCTTCGGCCTGCGCGCCGAAGTGGAGCGCCTGCTGCGCGCCGAAAAGTACGACATCACCGACAACCCCAGCCAGGCCGGGTTCATCATCCAGGCCAGCGTGCTGGAAGCCGGCATCACCGACGCAGCCTCGGCCCATCGCATGGTCGAGGGCGGCTACGGGGCACCGTCGGAACTTTCCGGCAAGGGCGCGACCCTCGTCCTTTCGGACATCCTGCTGGTCCAGCGCCGTGTCCCCAGCGACAAGCGCCCCAAGCGCTTCATGCTCCAGAACGTGGGCAGCCGTAATGCCCGCGGCAGCAGCCAGATGCGCACAGGCCTGCTGGCCCACCGCGAGTTCA contains these protein-coding regions:
- the traT gene encoding complement resistance protein TraT codes for the protein MKKTLFLLLALLLLLLPGCKHRQPAPTDIQVLRQGSLAPADDDTTPVVYVSVRDQSRHVFGLRAEVERLLRAEKYDITDNPSQAGFIIQASVLEAGITDAASAHRMVEGGYGAPSELSGKGATLVLSDILLVQRRVPSDKRPKRFMLQNVGSRNARGSSQMRTGLLAHREFSVDSGIPALFVTLLAKEITSPFSTAPQEQAPAQPQDERRP
- a CDS encoding FAD-binding protein; this translates as MQYERIDADFLIIGGGSAGCMAAIRALESNPKLKVVIFEKSDLKYGGSIARGMDALNIVAIPGKATPEMYVDAITESSLGVCDYGPSYVMAARSFELLKKLESWGVYFPKDEKGQFKTLKYHVKGEFQACMEEPNLKVMIAQRATELGAKTYNRTMVTRLLKDGDRIAGAIGFNTRSGRVVVCRSKTVLLSNGGTARYSLPASDYHYGLFDFPGNTGDGYIAGFDAGAGLTGMEYTRSSMLIKDASMPLLAVTVTRGGRVLDIFDNILMENEVGRRSSMQDVFAKGNYPLRIRLSHLKEETIKEIENVLFSTERPVQERFFKGRRVDFRKQDIELWPTECQLCGGHGLSGFRINEKAETCVPGLYAAGDVASVPQQHLSGAFVFGEIAGEQAVEFAAAQDQPAFDADAVESFLAEHERRSKMDGEIALPELEHKARRLITDYTISPKNHLKLTRWLEWSEILKDELRGNVMVRNGHDLALMYEVENIIRSADLSATAARFREESRWGSAHKRFDFPERDDVNWKCHVVLKKGADDAIVPSKVRVQNTMQEEVVL
- a CDS encoding tripartite tricarboxylate transporter permease, with the translated sequence MDQILEGISLVLQWENLLLAMFGVAAGMVLGCIPGLNANVGIVLLLPFTFYLGPVPGIAMLMGMSKGDGFGGSIPSILFNIPGTAHAVVTTLDGYPLTKKGQGGKALETALAASCTADFTSDLILIFLAAPVAAMALHVGPPEYTMIVLFSVVLIALAASDDPLRGLVSTGLGLLLAAVGMDPDEGTERLTFGILDLCDGIPLMPLALGLMAVSELFRQSETSFFRYFRGLGLQEHVAFSTGRPEDEHLSWKEYKSLLPTIFRSTGIGSLIGILPGIGTSVASYLSYVVAKRRSKHPEKFGTGVLEGVASCEAGNNAVNGPNLIPLVTLGIPGNLAAALILGGLMVKGLTPGPTFMENQAPMLYALFTVMLFSNIFTFLFGKLAIRYAHKMTSISPSALHGNILILCAMGCYVSQNSAFALLIMFTFAVVGYIFLRLKLSLPVFLVAYILGSMLEHKLRQSLALSDGDFTIFLTRPISATFLALTVICTLYFLFRKKSASGKAS
- a CDS encoding FAD-dependent oxidoreductase, translated to MISDLNIKVDPERCLACGNCVDRCIMDNLRLAIGPCRQACPLQINCQGYLRLLAKGREEDAAAHLRQDTPFGEVLGYICNHPCESACQRHTGCHDGAVHIRAIKRYLSERFPAVVAAPAQKAPATGKRAAVVGAGPAGLMAAYELAAAGHDVTLFDAGDKPGGLLRTGIPAFRLPDAVTDRAVAQVTALGVRIESGKRLGADLSLDALEQEYDAVLLALGLGRSLSPRIPGADLPAVHGALEVLHKARKGERFDAASAIVIGGGSTAMDVALSLKKMGLDVTMLVMEGPYDMPIPEGERDEALEEGVRIENRWGVTAIRAGQDGLTCTMQRCLAVFDHNGAFAPELDPLCTAERSADMVVLAIGQGLDPVDGLPQTARHLLDADPQTGRLAGRDKVFAAGDCTTGASSVVAAMASGRSVARCVSRFLCEEYPLALDEMAEKGWCNDFEPHLERSNGVPRGSLTRLPVAERSLTAVTEQVLTPEEAQKEAARCMACGRAFEANRTCWFCLPCEIDCPEEALTVRMPYLVR
- a CDS encoding tripartite tricarboxylate transporter TctB family protein; the protein is MHQDRLLGLGLLLLCALGWFWLIPVYVEGDIQQVYPRAVIILISLASLGLCLRSEPRVKAKPIPPEDRPARLMAALKLVGLMAAYLAYLLLIPRLGFFSCSLVAAVFFLWFLGVRKLRSLLLVPCIILICVHLLIERGLRFDLPDGLLF
- a CDS encoding tripartite tricarboxylate transporter substrate binding protein, coding for MHLLKKVSLFCTCAVLLLACPAMADTSWPTKPVTLMVSNSVGGMVDVTSRILADGMLKILGQPLVIQNKPGAGGQICLRYVARSQPDGYTVFSGNITTPLAATELAGKNLLNLDDYEFVGGFLPNERALYIHADAPFKTWEEFVAYAKAHPDTLSIGFGGNQWSYELMKYVTAKAGIQCKLINYKSGGDASADFFGRHIDIVELGVGTPVYQAALEGKARMLIVTSGNQIPHFDAPRLLDKGYPYPILSEFGLLMPKGTPQEIISKMEAALETVLKDPETLKKMHTLGAQARFISGKDLKARCLEVRKGIREMKADQK